One segment of Mycolicibacterium neworleansense DNA contains the following:
- a CDS encoding Lrp/AsnC family transcriptional regulator yields the protein MGEADGYVLDDTDRILVRALAADGRATLAHLASAAGLSVSAVQARVRRLESRGVVTGYAARLNPEALGNMLSAFVAITPLDPSQPDDAPARLQHIPEIESCHSVAGEESYVLLVRVASARALEDLLQRIRTAANVRTRSTIILQTFYSGRDFIP from the coding sequence ATGGGTGAAGCCGACGGATACGTGCTGGACGACACCGACCGGATCCTGGTCCGAGCGCTCGCCGCTGACGGCAGGGCCACGCTGGCGCACCTGGCATCGGCGGCCGGGTTGTCGGTATCGGCGGTGCAGGCGCGGGTGCGCCGCTTGGAGTCGCGGGGTGTGGTGACCGGGTATGCGGCGCGGCTCAATCCCGAGGCGCTGGGCAACATGCTCTCGGCGTTCGTCGCCATCACTCCTCTCGATCCGTCCCAACCTGATGATGCACCTGCTCGGTTGCAGCACATCCCCGAAATCGAATCGTGCCACTCGGTGGCGGGGGAGGAGAGCTACGTCCTGCTGGTCCGGGTTGCCTCGGCCCGGGCCTTGGAGGACCTGCTCCAGCGGATCAGGACCGCCGCCAACGTCCGGACGCGCAGCACCATCATTTTGCAGACATTTTACAGTGGGCGGGACTTCATTCCGTAA
- the amaB gene encoding L-piperidine-6-carboxylate dehydrogenase, with translation MTTTERTDLPTAEELRRRVRQALEAIGATADLGGPTAPGAGLHASTPISGDVLFTLPEDNLEQVDAAIADAAQAFSSWRTTPAPVRGALVARLGELLVEHKADLATLVTVEAGKITSEALGEVQEMIDICQFAVGLSRQLYGRTIASERPGHRLMETWHPLGVVGVITAFNFPVAVWAWNTAVALVCGDTVVWKPSELTPLTAIACQALIERAATDVGAPGSVARLILGERALGERLVDDPRVALVSATGSVRMGRQVGPRVAARFGKVLLELGGNNAAIVTPSADLDLAVRAIVFSAAGTAGQRCTTLRRLIVHSSIADELVSRIVAAYRSLPIGDPSVDGTLVGPLIHTRAYRDMVGALEQAQADGGEVFGGERHDLGDEGAFYVAPAVVRMPAQTDVVHTETFAPILYVLTYDDIDDAIALNNAVPQGLSSAIFTTDVREAERFMAADGSDCGIANVNIGTSGAEIGGAFGGEKHTGGGRESGSDAWKAYMRRATNTVNYSSELPLAQGVHFG, from the coding sequence ATGACCACCACCGAACGGACCGATCTCCCTACCGCGGAGGAGCTTCGCCGGCGGGTCCGGCAGGCTCTGGAAGCCATTGGCGCGACAGCGGATCTCGGCGGGCCGACCGCTCCTGGCGCCGGCCTGCACGCGAGTACCCCGATCAGTGGCGATGTGTTGTTCACGCTGCCCGAAGACAACCTCGAACAGGTCGACGCCGCGATTGCCGATGCCGCACAAGCCTTCTCATCCTGGCGCACCACCCCGGCACCGGTGCGCGGGGCCTTGGTCGCGCGCCTCGGCGAGCTGCTTGTCGAACATAAGGCGGACCTGGCGACGCTGGTGACGGTGGAGGCCGGCAAGATCACCTCCGAGGCGCTGGGCGAAGTGCAGGAGATGATCGACATCTGCCAGTTCGCCGTCGGGCTCTCACGCCAGTTGTACGGCCGCACCATCGCTTCCGAGCGCCCGGGACACCGGCTGATGGAGACCTGGCACCCTCTGGGAGTCGTCGGCGTGATCACCGCGTTCAACTTCCCGGTCGCGGTGTGGGCATGGAACACCGCGGTCGCGCTGGTCTGTGGTGACACCGTGGTGTGGAAGCCATCGGAACTGACGCCTCTGACCGCCATCGCATGCCAGGCGCTGATCGAACGGGCCGCCACCGACGTCGGTGCGCCGGGATCAGTGGCCCGACTCATCCTGGGTGAGCGTGCGTTGGGTGAGCGACTGGTCGACGATCCACGAGTGGCGCTGGTCAGCGCGACCGGCTCGGTGCGGATGGGCCGGCAGGTCGGGCCTCGGGTGGCAGCACGGTTCGGCAAGGTGCTGCTCGAGCTCGGCGGCAACAACGCCGCGATCGTGACACCGTCGGCCGACCTTGACCTCGCAGTGCGTGCCATCGTGTTCTCCGCGGCGGGTACCGCCGGACAACGCTGCACCACGCTGCGCCGGTTGATCGTGCACTCCTCGATCGCCGACGAGCTGGTGTCCCGCATCGTCGCGGCGTATCGGAGCCTGCCCATCGGCGACCCGAGTGTGGACGGAACGCTGGTCGGCCCGCTGATTCACACCCGGGCGTATCGAGACATGGTCGGGGCGTTGGAGCAGGCCCAGGCCGATGGCGGCGAGGTCTTCGGCGGTGAGCGTCATGACCTCGGGGACGAGGGAGCGTTCTACGTCGCCCCCGCGGTGGTGCGCATGCCGGCGCAGACCGATGTCGTGCACACCGAGACCTTCGCCCCGATCCTCTATGTGCTCACCTATGACGACATCGATGACGCGATCGCCCTGAACAATGCTGTGCCGCAGGGCCTTTCGTCAGCGATCTTCACCACCGACGTGCGCGAAGCCGAGCGGTTCATGGCAGCCGACGGATCCGACTGCGGGATCGCCAATGTCAACATCGGGACCTCCGGCGCCGAGATCGGTGGCGCTTTCGGCGGCGAGAAGCACACCGGCGGAGGCCGCGAATCCGGATCGGACGCCTGGAAGGCATACATGCGTCGCGCGACCAACACGGTGAACTACTCGTCGGAGCTGCCATTGGCCCAGGGTGTGCATTTCGGGTAG
- a CDS encoding restriction endonuclease, which produces MRRLRIKLFIAVGAAAGLASYLAGADAAWSLAVGILVPLALAATPRFLVGAFHGASTPGTREQAATEMTGLEFEDHVARVARTCGLPVIMTPLTGDWGVDLIVGHRPNRIAVQCKRLSRPVGAGAVQEVVAGAPMQDCAKTMVVTNNEFTPAARKLAELHGCELVGGAELPRLKSILRRAASTEPVCDPSADTTP; this is translated from the coding sequence GTGAGACGGCTTCGGATCAAGCTCTTCATCGCAGTGGGCGCGGCGGCGGGGTTGGCGAGTTACCTGGCCGGGGCCGATGCGGCATGGAGCCTGGCGGTCGGCATCCTGGTTCCGTTGGCGCTGGCGGCCACTCCGCGGTTCCTGGTCGGCGCGTTCCACGGGGCCAGTACGCCTGGCACCCGTGAGCAGGCGGCGACCGAGATGACCGGGCTGGAATTCGAGGACCACGTGGCCCGTGTCGCCCGGACCTGCGGGTTGCCGGTGATCATGACTCCCCTGACCGGGGACTGGGGGGTGGACCTGATCGTGGGGCACCGGCCCAACCGCATTGCCGTGCAATGCAAGCGACTGTCACGGCCGGTGGGCGCGGGAGCCGTGCAGGAGGTGGTGGCCGGCGCGCCGATGCAGGACTGCGCCAAGACCATGGTGGTCACCAACAACGAATTCACCCCCGCCGCTCGTAAACTCGCCGAACTTCACGGGTGCGAGCTGGTCGGCGGAGCAGAACTGCCCAGGCTCAAGTCGATCCTGCGCCGCGCCGCATCTACCGAACCGGTCTGCGATCCATCCGCCGACACCACGCCCTAG
- a CDS encoding amidohydrolase family protein has translation MAENSPVSAHGRAVPVLHNATLPNGSVVDVHLERGRVRDIVPAAGRSAVGDELDLTGHLLLTAPAEPHAHLDKALTFDEIRPPMGDLGAAIAAWENHTPTLTVEGIAERARRAAMMLLGNGTTAVRSHVNLLRGEDPLRGIRALVEVREELDSVMDIQIVAMAPYFAEDGAVHAALDLGADLVGGHPHQTPDPSGNLQRLLAIARSRGVGVDMHTDEQLNPMMLTLEELAHSVRDWPKSMPVTAGHCVSLGVVQTDVLDRVIRAVKDSDVGIVSLPITNLYLQGWADPVATPRGLTAVRALLDAGVRVAGGADNVRDPYNPLGRSDALETAMLLVTAGHLSVDAAYRAVSEGARDIMGLPVAGVAAGLSADLLAIRSSSLEEAVASAPQDRIVLSQGRLVSISSTSRSCVAGG, from the coding sequence ATGGCCGAGAACTCCCCGGTGAGCGCGCACGGACGAGCCGTGCCGGTACTGCACAATGCCACGTTGCCGAACGGCAGTGTCGTCGACGTACACCTCGAACGGGGAAGGGTGCGCGATATCGTCCCCGCTGCGGGCAGGTCGGCCGTCGGAGATGAACTCGATCTAACCGGGCACCTGCTGCTGACTGCTCCTGCGGAGCCGCACGCCCATCTGGACAAAGCCCTTACCTTCGACGAGATCCGGCCCCCGATGGGAGATCTGGGTGCGGCGATCGCCGCGTGGGAAAACCACACCCCGACCCTGACCGTAGAGGGTATCGCCGAACGGGCCCGCAGGGCGGCGATGATGTTGCTCGGCAACGGAACCACCGCGGTGCGCTCGCACGTCAACCTGTTGCGCGGAGAGGATCCGCTGCGCGGGATCCGCGCGCTGGTCGAGGTGCGAGAGGAACTCGACTCGGTGATGGATATTCAGATCGTCGCCATGGCTCCGTACTTCGCCGAGGACGGGGCCGTGCACGCAGCCCTGGACCTTGGTGCCGATCTTGTCGGCGGCCATCCGCACCAGACTCCTGATCCGAGCGGAAACCTGCAGCGGCTATTGGCGATTGCGCGGTCCCGCGGCGTCGGGGTCGACATGCATACCGACGAACAACTCAACCCGATGATGCTGACGCTCGAAGAACTCGCCCATTCGGTGCGGGACTGGCCGAAGTCGATGCCGGTGACGGCCGGGCACTGCGTCAGCTTGGGGGTGGTGCAGACCGACGTGCTCGATCGGGTGATCCGCGCGGTGAAGGACAGCGATGTGGGGATCGTCAGTCTCCCGATCACCAATCTGTACCTGCAGGGCTGGGCCGATCCCGTCGCCACACCGCGCGGGCTCACTGCCGTTCGGGCGCTGTTGGACGCCGGCGTCCGTGTGGCCGGCGGTGCCGACAATGTGCGTGACCCTTACAACCCGCTGGGCCGTAGCGACGCGCTGGAGACCGCGATGCTGCTGGTGACGGCCGGGCATCTGTCGGTCGACGCGGCCTACCGTGCCGTCAGCGAGGGTGCACGCGACATCATGGGTCTGCCGGTGGCCGGGGTCGCTGCCGGGCTGTCAGCGGACCTGCTGGCTATCCGGTCGTCGAGCCTGGAGGAGGCGGTGGCCAGTGCCCCGCAGGATCGAATTGTGCTGAGCCAGGGCAGGCTCGTGTCGATCAGTAGCACCAGTCGGTCCTGCGTCGCAGGTGGCTGA
- a CDS encoding PAS and ANTAR domain-containing protein encodes MTSDPAAGNAESPIEHAFAGGEAQRVGWFRFYFADERWEWSPQVERMHGYEPGTVHPTTELVLSHKHPEDYGQVAATLLEIRRTSGAFSTRHRIIDVAGDVHHVVVVGDQLFDDNGAIVGTHGFYVDVSPSIAQAQEQAVTEVVAEIAEARGAIEQAKGMLMLIYRISADAAFDLLKWRSQETNIKLRVLAEQLVKDFLDLDYTDTLPSRAILDRLLLTAHLRVRPEV; translated from the coding sequence GTGACGAGTGATCCCGCTGCGGGGAACGCCGAGTCGCCGATCGAGCATGCCTTTGCCGGTGGCGAGGCGCAGCGCGTCGGCTGGTTTCGGTTCTACTTCGCCGACGAGCGCTGGGAGTGGTCGCCACAGGTGGAGCGGATGCACGGGTATGAACCGGGCACCGTCCACCCGACGACCGAGCTGGTGCTCTCCCACAAGCACCCCGAGGATTACGGGCAGGTGGCTGCCACCCTGCTCGAGATTCGGCGGACCTCGGGTGCGTTCAGCACCCGGCACCGGATCATCGATGTGGCCGGCGACGTCCACCACGTCGTCGTGGTCGGGGATCAGCTCTTCGACGACAACGGCGCGATCGTCGGAACTCACGGCTTCTACGTCGACGTCTCACCATCGATCGCGCAGGCACAGGAACAGGCCGTCACCGAGGTGGTGGCCGAGATCGCGGAGGCCCGCGGTGCCATCGAGCAGGCAAAGGGCATGTTGATGCTGATCTACCGGATCAGTGCGGATGCGGCCTTCGACCTGCTGAAGTGGCGGTCGCAGGAAACCAACATCAAGCTGCGCGTGTTGGCCGAGCAGCTGGTCAAAGACTTTCTGGATCTGGACTACACCGACACGCTCCCGAGCCGCGCGATCTTGGACCGGCTACTGCTCACCGCCCACCTGCGGGTCCGCCCGGAGGTTTAG
- a CDS encoding ABC transporter substrate-binding protein yields the protein MNKHLGRRQFLTRGLTLGGLALAAPAALSACVSGESSGAADGFGIASQRLAWIKNTQFAGSYIADKKGYYRDAGFSGADLVSGGPTAPPIESDVLSRTFAGVSQVPIVGSAVAKGAPLKIVGAVYSRYAGCIMSMAGKPINRPEDLYGRTIGCASSSEPVWRNFMAALKLDSSRINTVPVQGDPIGMTAGEIDGYLGFINSQVVDLRHKGFDINTMLLADVGFPLVGQTYITTQENIDKNRDKLKAFLHAEIRGWREVLDNPKLATDLTVNEYGKDLHLNPAATYDCCLAGNELIRDDKPAQQILAISDETAAANIKAVAAGGLNLSVDELFELGPIREVYEENPDLALT from the coding sequence ATGAACAAGCATCTCGGTCGGCGCCAGTTCCTCACCAGGGGGCTGACGCTGGGCGGTCTCGCACTGGCCGCACCAGCCGCGCTCTCCGCCTGTGTCTCAGGCGAATCAAGTGGAGCTGCCGACGGGTTCGGCATAGCCTCCCAACGCCTTGCCTGGATCAAGAACACCCAGTTCGCGGGAAGCTACATCGCGGACAAGAAAGGTTACTACCGGGATGCCGGATTCAGCGGCGCCGACCTGGTTTCCGGCGGCCCGACCGCGCCGCCCATCGAGTCCGATGTGCTGTCGCGCACCTTCGCGGGGGTTTCGCAGGTGCCGATCGTCGGATCGGCCGTCGCCAAGGGTGCGCCGCTCAAGATCGTCGGTGCGGTCTACAGCCGGTATGCCGGCTGCATCATGTCGATGGCCGGCAAGCCGATAAACAGGCCGGAAGATCTGTACGGCAGGACGATCGGATGTGCGTCATCGAGCGAGCCGGTGTGGCGTAACTTCATGGCCGCGCTGAAACTCGATTCCTCCCGGATCAATACGGTTCCCGTTCAGGGCGATCCCATCGGTATGACTGCCGGTGAGATCGACGGCTACCTTGGCTTCATCAACAGCCAGGTTGTCGACCTACGGCACAAGGGCTTCGACATCAACACCATGCTCCTGGCCGACGTCGGATTCCCGCTGGTGGGGCAGACCTACATCACCACGCAGGAGAACATCGACAAGAACCGGGACAAACTCAAAGCGTTCCTGCACGCCGAGATTCGCGGCTGGCGCGAGGTCCTCGACAACCCGAAGTTGGCAACGGACCTGACGGTCAACGAGTACGGCAAGGACCTCCATCTGAACCCCGCAGCCACGTACGACTGCTGTCTGGCGGGCAACGAACTCATCCGCGATGACAAACCCGCGCAACAGATCCTGGCGATCTCCGACGAAACCGCTGCCGCGAACATCAAGGCCGTCGCTGCGGGCGGGTTGAACCTGTCCGTCGACGAGCTGTTCGAGCTCGGGCCCATCCGCGAAGTCTACGAAGAGAACCCGGACCTGGCGCTGACGTAG
- the allB gene encoding allantoinase AllB — MTAPLKPDLVVTRGTVVSHDGRRRQDIAVAGGRVIAVGDDLAMDGVPTVDATGLLVLPGLVDVHVHLREPGMTEKEDFASGTSAAAAGGVTTVVDMPNTKPPVATAERYQQKLDLVKSKAYVDFGLYGMLDHDNADEIAGMADLGAMGFKLFMGQTTGDNRCPNDAAIFRGLEAAADVDLVVGVHAENDHLLRMFGDRLQAEGRRDPRAHLEGRPAFVEVEAITRIITMATEAKTKLHIHHLSTAVGLQRVMDMRAQGHRVSIETLVSHLFLDESAYDTYGNLIKLNPPIRPAADVAALWAGIDRGDVDVVATDHAPHTATEQAETDVWKAYGGFIGVETMLPLMLTAAAAGRLSVEDIVRLCSYTPARRWSMADKGLIAPGFDADIVLVDPDAEVVLDQAGLHSKHNVTPYHGWKLTGSVVATYLRGQLVYEKGEVVGTPAGRQVKPVREGGR, encoded by the coding sequence ATGACCGCTCCACTCAAACCGGACCTCGTCGTCACCCGAGGAACGGTGGTGTCCCACGACGGCCGCCGCCGCCAGGACATTGCCGTCGCCGGCGGACGCGTCATCGCCGTCGGTGATGACCTTGCAATGGACGGGGTTCCGACAGTTGACGCGACCGGGCTGCTGGTGCTTCCCGGCCTCGTCGACGTGCACGTTCACCTTCGCGAACCGGGCATGACGGAGAAGGAAGACTTCGCGAGTGGTACGTCCGCCGCGGCTGCCGGCGGGGTGACCACCGTCGTCGACATGCCCAACACCAAACCCCCGGTCGCCACAGCGGAGCGCTATCAACAGAAGCTCGATCTGGTGAAGAGCAAGGCGTACGTCGATTTCGGGCTGTACGGGATGCTGGATCACGACAACGCGGACGAGATCGCCGGTATGGCCGATCTGGGTGCGATGGGATTCAAACTCTTCATGGGACAGACCACCGGGGACAACCGCTGCCCCAACGACGCCGCGATATTCCGTGGACTGGAAGCAGCCGCCGACGTGGATCTGGTCGTCGGTGTCCACGCCGAGAACGACCATCTGCTCCGGATGTTCGGGGACCGGCTACAAGCCGAGGGACGGCGGGATCCCCGTGCCCATCTAGAGGGCCGACCGGCGTTCGTGGAGGTCGAGGCGATCACCCGGATCATCACCATGGCCACCGAAGCCAAGACCAAACTGCATATTCACCACTTGTCCACCGCCGTGGGACTGCAACGCGTGATGGACATGCGGGCTCAAGGGCACCGGGTCAGCATCGAAACCCTGGTCTCACATCTGTTCCTCGATGAAAGTGCCTATGACACTTATGGAAACCTGATCAAGCTCAATCCGCCGATCCGCCCGGCGGCCGACGTCGCCGCGCTGTGGGCAGGCATCGACCGGGGTGACGTCGACGTAGTCGCAACCGACCACGCTCCGCACACCGCGACCGAACAGGCCGAGACCGACGTGTGGAAGGCCTATGGCGGTTTCATCGGGGTCGAGACGATGCTCCCGCTGATGCTGACCGCCGCTGCCGCGGGCAGACTGTCGGTAGAGGACATCGTGCGGTTGTGTTCGTACACTCCCGCACGTCGCTGGTCGATGGCCGACAAGGGCTTGATCGCACCGGGTTTCGACGCGGACATCGTGCTCGTCGATCCCGATGCCGAGGTGGTGCTCGACCAGGCCGGCCTGCACTCCAAACACAATGTCACGCCCTATCACGGGTGGAAGCTGACCGGCAGCGTGGTGGCCACCTATCTGCGCGGCCAATTGGTATACGAGAAAGGCGAAGTGGTCGGTACGCCGGCCGGCCGGCAGGTGAAGCCGGTGCGGGAGGGCGGGCGATGA
- a CDS encoding GntR family transcriptional regulator, with amino-acid sequence MSPLDSATAVSTTGEPLSVRERVYRYLRQQITTGEYAGGIRLTEEEIADDLGVSRTPVREALQRLRSEGLVERVRRGQLVVVEVDAAARAELHELRIAFDQVAAKLITAKCAEVDWDSLYAGLDPMAAALHEYGVVSPQYAMAHLEFHMAINRAAFCPITSSFLERQAFLYPTDDYVQQSGHEPISQHRTLLDDLASGDLDRAATAMRVHALRGHGNTTLS; translated from the coding sequence ATGAGTCCCTTGGACAGTGCCACCGCGGTTTCCACCACGGGCGAGCCTCTGAGTGTGCGCGAACGCGTGTACCGCTATCTCCGGCAGCAGATCACCACCGGTGAATACGCCGGGGGGATCCGGCTGACCGAGGAGGAGATCGCCGACGATCTCGGGGTCAGCCGTACACCGGTACGTGAGGCGTTGCAGCGCTTGAGGAGCGAAGGCCTCGTCGAGCGGGTCAGGCGCGGTCAACTCGTGGTGGTTGAGGTCGACGCTGCCGCCCGCGCCGAACTGCACGAACTGCGGATTGCCTTCGATCAGGTCGCCGCGAAGCTGATCACCGCCAAATGCGCTGAAGTGGACTGGGATTCGCTGTACGCCGGGCTGGACCCGATGGCGGCCGCCTTGCACGAATACGGCGTTGTCAGTCCCCAGTATGCGATGGCGCATCTGGAGTTCCACATGGCCATCAACCGGGCCGCCTTCTGCCCGATCACCTCGTCGTTTCTCGAGCGTCAGGCATTCCTGTATCCGACCGACGACTATGTCCAGCAGTCGGGCCATGAGCCGATTTCGCAGCATCGCACGCTGCTCGACGACCTTGCCAGCGGCGACCTGGATCGGGCTGCCACCGCCATGCGCGTTCACGCACTGCGCGGCCATGGCAACACCACGTTGAGCTGA
- a CDS encoding acetamidase/formamidase family protein, with amino-acid sequence MRILQAGIDPGTAEHYLWCNSETISWGTLPTPATAPVLVVDSGHTVTFDTVSQEGLMEDQGRDPVAYFGRHGVARHGVLTDAIDLAASDLRKPVPPKAPHIVLGPVHVHDAQPGDWLRVDFLDLRPRVPYAVVSSRHQRGALPDRLPREADGSIPAVFSKFCRLDGTGERAVFEFAGGRATIGLQPFMGLCGVTPAGPDARSTIPPGPFGGNMDVRDIVVGSSLYLPIQVPGAGFYLGDPHFAQGNGEIALTALEGSLRVTARLTVVTTLTPARAPMPFVDTDDHWIILGMNESLDEAMRQCAQLSVDFLSAHTGMTPSEAYLYLSAAGDFSVTQVVDIVKGVHCAIRKSDFC; translated from the coding sequence ATGCGGATCCTGCAGGCCGGGATCGACCCAGGAACTGCCGAGCACTACCTGTGGTGTAACAGCGAAACGATCAGTTGGGGAACGCTTCCCACCCCTGCGACGGCACCGGTACTCGTCGTGGACAGCGGTCACACTGTCACGTTCGACACGGTGTCGCAGGAAGGGCTGATGGAGGACCAGGGTCGCGACCCGGTCGCCTACTTCGGCCGGCATGGCGTCGCGCGCCATGGCGTACTCACCGACGCCATCGACCTGGCGGCGTCGGACCTGCGCAAGCCGGTACCGCCGAAGGCGCCGCACATCGTGCTCGGGCCGGTTCACGTTCACGATGCACAACCGGGCGACTGGCTGCGCGTCGACTTCCTCGATCTGCGACCGCGGGTCCCGTACGCGGTCGTCTCGAGCCGGCATCAGCGCGGTGCGCTGCCGGACCGGCTGCCGCGAGAAGCCGACGGCAGTATCCCGGCGGTGTTCAGCAAGTTCTGCAGGCTCGACGGAACCGGAGAACGTGCCGTGTTCGAATTCGCCGGTGGCCGAGCCACAATCGGTCTTCAGCCGTTCATGGGGTTATGTGGTGTGACTCCTGCGGGCCCCGACGCGCGTAGCACCATCCCGCCGGGTCCGTTCGGGGGCAACATGGATGTGCGGGATATCGTTGTCGGCAGCTCTCTGTACCTACCGATCCAGGTGCCCGGCGCGGGGTTCTATCTCGGCGATCCCCACTTTGCGCAGGGCAACGGTGAGATCGCCCTGACGGCGTTGGAAGGATCGTTACGGGTCACGGCACGCTTGACCGTTGTCACCACACTGACACCGGCCCGGGCGCCGATGCCGTTCGTCGACACCGATGATCACTGGATCATCCTCGGCATGAACGAAAGTCTCGATGAGGCGATGCGTCAGTGCGCTCAGCTGTCGGTCGACTTCCTGTCGGCGCACACCGGGATGACGCCCAGCGAGGCGTATCTCTATCTCAGTGCGGCCGGCGACTTTTCGGTTACCCAGGTGGTGGACATCGTCAAGGGCGTGCACTGCGCGATTCGCAAATCCGATTTCTGCTAG
- the lat gene encoding L-lysine 6-transaminase: MTAVLTASPHVTPDQVRAVLARSILTDGFDFVLDLDRSRGSHLVDARTGERFLDMFTFFASSALGMNHPALAGDFPGAEAFRSELIQAAVNKPSNSDVYSVPLARFVETFRRVLGDPDLPHLFFVDGGALAVENALKVAFDWKSRHNQARGIDPALGTKVLHLRGAFHGRSGYTMSLTNTDPIKVARFPKFEWPRIDAPYLRPGADIAALEADSLRAARTAFEEYPHDIACFIAEPIQGEGGDRHFRPQFFAAMRALCDEFDALLIFDEVQTGCGITGTAWAYQQLGVRPDVVAFGKKTQVCGVMAGRRVDEVADNVFTVSSRINSTWGGNLVDMVRSRRILEVVEAENLFHNAAVTGDYLLGQLCALAMDLPEVVLDPRGRGLMSAFSLPTPAARDELVRRLWDRHVIMLPSGADSVRFRPALSVTRKEIDECLIAVRDALRSPLA, encoded by the coding sequence ATGACCGCAGTGCTGACGGCCTCGCCGCACGTAACGCCCGACCAGGTACGCGCGGTCCTGGCGCGCAGCATCCTGACCGACGGCTTCGACTTCGTCCTCGACCTGGACCGCTCCCGCGGTTCCCATCTGGTGGATGCCCGCACCGGTGAACGGTTCCTCGATATGTTCACGTTCTTCGCCTCGTCGGCGCTCGGGATGAACCACCCGGCGCTGGCCGGTGATTTTCCCGGCGCTGAAGCCTTTCGGTCCGAACTCATTCAGGCCGCCGTCAACAAGCCGAGCAATTCCGACGTCTACAGCGTGCCGCTGGCCCGGTTCGTCGAAACCTTCCGTCGGGTTCTGGGCGACCCGGACCTGCCGCACCTGTTCTTCGTCGACGGCGGCGCGCTGGCGGTCGAGAACGCGCTCAAGGTGGCATTCGACTGGAAGAGCCGGCACAACCAAGCCCGTGGCATCGACCCGGCGCTGGGAACCAAGGTGCTGCACCTGCGCGGAGCCTTCCACGGCCGCAGTGGATACACGATGTCGCTGACCAACACCGACCCGATCAAGGTGGCGCGCTTCCCGAAGTTCGAGTGGCCGCGGATCGACGCCCCCTACCTGCGGCCCGGTGCGGATATCGCTGCACTGGAAGCCGACTCGCTGCGGGCCGCCCGGACTGCGTTCGAGGAGTATCCGCACGACATCGCCTGCTTCATCGCCGAACCCATCCAGGGTGAGGGCGGTGACCGGCACTTCCGGCCCCAGTTCTTCGCTGCGATGCGGGCGCTGTGCGACGAGTTCGACGCCCTGTTGATCTTCGACGAGGTGCAGACCGGGTGCGGGATCACTGGAACCGCCTGGGCCTACCAGCAATTGGGGGTCCGCCCCGATGTGGTGGCCTTCGGGAAGAAGACTCAGGTGTGCGGGGTGATGGCGGGCCGGCGAGTCGACGAGGTGGCTGACAACGTCTTCACCGTGAGTTCGCGGATCAACTCCACATGGGGTGGAAACCTGGTGGACATGGTGCGCTCACGGCGCATCCTCGAAGTCGTCGAGGCCGAGAATCTTTTCCACAACGCCGCGGTGACGGGTGATTACCTGCTCGGTCAGTTATGCGCACTGGCAATGGATTTGCCCGAGGTGGTGCTCGACCCGCGCGGCCGTGGCCTGATGAGCGCGTTCAGCCTGCCCACGCCCGCCGCCCGCGACGAACTGGTCCGTCGGTTGTGGGACCGCCACGTCATCATGCTGCCCAGCGGTGCCGACTCGGTGCGGTTCCGGCCTGCGCTGAGTGTGACGCGCAAGGAGATCGACGAGTGCCTGATCGCCGTGCGGGATGCGTTGCGATCACCCTTGGCCTAG
- a CDS encoding allophanate hydrolase-related protein, with product MSHDTVLMFVNGQAMSGGPLNDALASARFVGPVRTAPAYRFFSFGDVFPGLAPVRDGGWSVPGEIYEMSYTELREKLLPREPAELELSVIQLEDGRGALSMVCRALPTGDTQAHEITAPGGWRQHLGEPAGSR from the coding sequence ATGTCACATGACACTGTCTTGATGTTCGTCAATGGCCAGGCGATGAGCGGCGGGCCGCTCAACGACGCTCTGGCGTCGGCCCGGTTCGTCGGCCCGGTGCGTACCGCACCGGCCTACCGGTTCTTCTCTTTTGGCGATGTGTTCCCCGGGCTCGCACCGGTGCGCGACGGCGGCTGGTCGGTGCCGGGGGAGATCTACGAGATGTCCTACACCGAACTGCGCGAGAAGCTGTTGCCGCGCGAGCCTGCCGAGCTCGAGTTGTCGGTGATCCAACTGGAGGACGGTCGGGGCGCGCTGAGCATGGTGTGCCGAGCCTTGCCCACCGGCGATACGCAGGCGCATGAGATCACCGCGCCCGGCGGTTGGCGGCAGCATCTCGGCGAGCCTGCCGGATCGCGTTGA